CTGCGTGCAACGCCGCCTTCGGAACCTGCCCTCGCGGGTCGGGGTCTACTTCCTGCTGGCCATGTGCCTGTTCCCGGAGGTCGGCTACCGGCTGGTCTGGAACAAACTCACCGCGGCGCTGACCAGCTCGGGGCTCGATGTTGCCGGGCCGACCGCGAAGGCCCTGCGTGACCTGCGCCGACGGGTCGGTCCGGCGCCGGTCCGCCGCCTGTTCGAGGTCCTGGCCGGGCCACTGGCACGACCGGCCACGGCCGGAGTGCGGTTCGGACGCTTCCGGACGGTCTCCTTCGACGGCTGCAGCTCGATCCGGCTGGCCGACACCGCCCGCAACGTGGGCTGGTTCGGCCCCGGCGGCCGGGGCGGCTGCCCGATGCTGGAGCTGATGACGCTGGTGGAGACCGGGACCAGGTCCTTGATCGGCGCGGTGTTCGGTCCCACCGACACCGGCGAGACCGCCTACGCCAGCCGGCTGCTGCACCACCTCGGGCCCGACATGCTGCTGTTATGGGACAAGGGCTTCGACGCCAACGCCTTCCTCGCCGCGCTGACCGGCACAGGCGCGCAGTTCCTGGGGCGGATCCGAGCCAACCGCCGCACCCCGGTCCTGACCCGCCTGCGCGACGGCTCCTACCTGTCGGTCATCGGTACCGTCCCGGTCCGCATCATCGAGGCCCAGGTCACCGTGGCCTTGGATGACGGCACGTCCTTCACCGGCTCCTACCGGCTCGCCACCACGCTGACCTGCGCGAACCGCTACCCGGCCGCCACGCTCGTCACGCTCTACCACGAGCGGTGGGAGCACGAGTCAACGTACTTCGCGCTGCGGCACACTCTGGGACAGGGCCGCCCGCTGAGGTCCGGCGACCCGATCGGGGTCGAGCAGGAGATGTGGGCCCAGCTCAGCCTCTACCAGGCGCTTCGCACCGTGATGGTCCAGGCCGCCGAATCCAGGCCGGGCACCGACCCGGACCGCTGCGGCTTCACCATAGCCCTCCAGGCCGCCCGTGACCTCGTCGTCCAGGCCACCGGCGTCACCGCGGCCCCGCACACCGGCACCATCGGCGTCATCGCCCAGCGCGTCCTTGCCGCCCTCCTCCCACGACGCCGGCCCCGCGTCAGCACCCGCAAGGTCCGCTCACCCGTCTCCCGGTACGCCGAACGACAGGACGACGGTCGCCCCGACCGCAGCCGCACCATCGCCGACCTCACCGTCACCGTCCTCGAACCCGGCCCCGACCAGTCGCCATTACCTACCATCTCCCGCGACGACCGGAACGTCTCCCCTGGCCAGCGCCGACGCCACCGCATCCTCGAACTCCTGCAAAAGGACCCGACGCGCTTTTGGAGACCCGCGGAGATCGCCGCCCACTTCGGCGACGTCACCCTGCACACCATGTATCGGCAGCTGTCCCGATGGGCCGAAACCGGGATCATCCACAAGCTCGGACCCGGCCTCTACGCAGCCACCCCATGGACATCAACACCCTTGCCGCCAGCTGAAATCCGTTAACTTCCCGGCATTGGGCGAAGGCCCGATACGACTCCGGCCCCCATCGAGCCCAGGCAGGCACGGCACCAGCGTGGCCGGACCCGCCGCTACCTGCGCGTCCTGGCGCTCAGGGCGGCGATGGGCGCGGCCTACACTGGCGGC
This genomic interval from Streptacidiphilus rugosus AM-16 contains the following:
- a CDS encoding IS4 family transposase, whose translation is MPSGLMVLSREFTVAAGPFAPGHLGELTQVVPFELVDAVLEESGCVQRRLRNLPSRVGVYFLLAMCLFPEVGYRLVWNKLTAALTSSGLDVAGPTAKALRDLRRRVGPAPVRRLFEVLAGPLARPATAGVRFGRFRTVSFDGCSSIRLADTARNVGWFGPGGRGGCPMLELMTLVETGTRSLIGAVFGPTDTGETAYASRLLHHLGPDMLLLWDKGFDANAFLAALTGTGAQFLGRIRANRRTPVLTRLRDGSYLSVIGTVPVRIIEAQVTVALDDGTSFTGSYRLATTLTCANRYPAATLVTLYHERWEHESTYFALRHTLGQGRPLRSGDPIGVEQEMWAQLSLYQALRTVMVQAAESRPGTDPDRCGFTIALQAARDLVVQATGVTAAPHTGTIGVIAQRVLAALLPRRRPRVSTRKVRSPVSRYAERQDDGRPDRSRTIADLTVTVLEPGPDQSPLPTISRDDRNVSPGQRRRHRILELLQKDPTRFWRPAEIAAHFGDVTLHTMYRQLSRWAETGIIHKLGPGLYAATPWTSTPLPPAEIR